The following coding sequences are from one Methanomassiliicoccales archaeon window:
- a CDS encoding 50S ribosomal protein L2, which translates to MGRRLRQQRRGHGSSTYRSPSHRHVGEIKHPHSELKNGVVTDIIHAPGRNSPVAEIKFESGKKDKIIAVEGLMVGQDISVDGTKNLKPGSILPLSNIPEGTLIHNLEARPGDGGKFVRTAGTYATLVTKGDTVVVQLPSGAFKNLDPRCRAGIGIIAGGGASEKPFAKAGKKFHALRSKAKANFKVKGVAMNAVDHPHGGGGHPHVGKPSTVSRNAPPGRKVGRLSPQKKQRK; encoded by the coding sequence ATGGGTAGACGACTAAGACAACAGAGAAGGGGCCACGGAAGCTCCACCTATCGGTCCCCGAGCCACAGGCACGTGGGAGAGATAAAACACCCCCATTCTGAACTGAAGAATGGTGTAGTGACAGATATTATCCACGCCCCGGGCCGTAACAGCCCGGTGGCGGAGATCAAGTTCGAGAGCGGGAAGAAGGACAAGATCATCGCGGTCGAAGGCCTGATGGTCGGACAGGATATCAGCGTGGACGGTACAAAGAACCTGAAGCCTGGCAGCATCCTGCCCTTGTCCAACATCCCTGAAGGTACTCTGATCCATAATCTGGAAGCCAGACCTGGCGATGGCGGAAAGTTCGTACGCACTGCGGGAACCTACGCCACCTTGGTGACGAAGGGTGACACCGTAGTGGTGCAGTTGCCCTCCGGCGCCTTCAAGAACCTGGACCCCAGGTGCCGCGCCGGCATTGGTATAATCGCGGGCGGAGGTGCTTCGGAGAAGCCGTTCGCCAAGGCAGGAAAGAAGTTCCATGCCCTACGTAGCAAGGCAAAAGCAAACTTCAAGGTGAAGGGAGTGGCCATGAACGCGGTCGATCACCCCCACGGTGGTGGCGGTCACCCGCACGTTGGTAAACCTAGCACCGTATCGAGGAACGCCCCGCCGGGAAGGAAGGTCGGTAGGCTTTCCCCCCAGAAGAAACAGAGGAAGTGA